From Salinicoccus roseus, one genomic window encodes:
- the nrdF gene encoding class 1b ribonucleoside-diphosphate reductase subunit beta, with product MIAVNWNKEDDMTNVFWRQNISQMWVESEFKVSKDLSSWSSLTEDEQDTFKKVLAGLTGLDTHQADDGMPLIMLHTDDLRKKAVYSFMGMMEQIHAKSYSHIFTTLLSSKDTNELLDVWVIENEQLKYKADKIVGYYHKLYGKEASVYDQYMARVASVFLESFLFYSGFYYPLYLAGQGRMTTSGEIIRKILLDESIHGVFTGLDAQSLRGELSAEEKAQADKEMYELLKALYANEEVYTKDLYDKLGLTEDVLNYVQYNANKALSNLGFDAYFEEKTFNPIIENALDTTTKNHDFFSVKGDGYVIALNVEPIQDEDFIFDEVK from the coding sequence ATGATTGCAGTAAACTGGAATAAAGAAGACGACATGACGAATGTCTTTTGGCGTCAGAACATCTCACAGATGTGGGTGGAATCGGAATTCAAGGTCTCCAAGGATCTGAGTTCATGGTCAAGCCTGACAGAAGATGAACAGGACACATTCAAAAAGGTCCTCGCGGGGCTCACAGGACTGGATACACACCAGGCCGATGACGGCATGCCGCTCATCATGCTCCATACGGACGACCTCCGTAAAAAAGCAGTGTACTCCTTCATGGGAATGATGGAGCAGATCCATGCAAAATCCTATTCCCATATATTCACGACACTCCTGTCATCCAAGGACACGAATGAACTCCTGGATGTCTGGGTGATCGAAAACGAACAGCTCAAATACAAGGCGGATAAGATTGTCGGATACTACCATAAACTCTATGGCAAGGAAGCTTCCGTATACGACCAGTACATGGCGCGTGTCGCCAGTGTATTCCTCGAGTCCTTCCTGTTCTATTCCGGATTCTACTATCCGCTGTATCTTGCCGGTCAGGGCAGGATGACGACAAGTGGTGAAATCATCAGGAAAATCCTTCTCGATGAATCCATCCACGGTGTGTTTACAGGCCTGGATGCACAATCCCTGAGGGGAGAACTCTCGGCTGAAGAAAAGGCGCAGGCGGACAAGGAGATGTATGAGCTGCTCAAAGCACTCTACGCCAATGAGGAAGTCTATACGAAAGACCTCTATGATAAACTCGGTCTGACGGAAGATGTCCTCAACTATGTCCAGTACAATGCGAACAAGGCGCTCTCGAATCTCGGCTTCGATGCATATTTTGAAGAGAAGACATTCAACCCGATCATCGAGAATGCCCTCGATACGACAACGAAGAACCATGACTTCTTCAGTGTCAAAGGCGACGGCTATGTGATCGCACTCAATGTCGAGCCGATTCAGGATGAGGATTTCATCTTTGATGAAGTAAAATAG
- a CDS encoding GlsB/YeaQ/YmgE family stress response membrane protein encodes MGWIITLIVGGIIGWLAGLILGKDVPFGIIGNIIAGLVGAAIANALGLSFGPEVGGVSIIGGLLGAIILILIVSFIMKALGGNRA; translated from the coding sequence ATGGGTTGGATTATCACATTGATCGTAGGCGGCATCATCGGATGGCTCGCCGGACTCATTCTCGGTAAAGACGTGCCATTCGGCATCATCGGAAACATCATCGCAGGACTTGTCGGTGCTGCAATCGCAAATGCACTCGGTCTGAGCTTCGGACCTGAAGTCGGCGGTGTAAGTATTATCGGTGGCCTGCTCGGTGCAATCATTTTAATTCTTATTGTTTCATTCATTATGAAAGCACTTGGCGGCAACAGGGCATAA
- a CDS encoding MFS transporter gives MSDTKQKIWTKDFILIVIVNFFIFTAFQMTLPTLPLFVQEIGASDRWIGIVVGIFTFSALLIRPSAGKLLDTKGRAPVFLTGLALFVISMFSLAASFTILMLLMVRIIQGVGWGLSSTSAGTIATDLVPKKRRGEGLGYYGLSGNIALAFGPALGLFLVNHISFTMLFAICGLLGLTAIILAANIKYDKPEKVADTRKQKESYPHFDIVERRALAPASLLFFITVTFGGIATFLPVYTYEKGFDSTYIQFYFVIYAAFLMLSRILAGRLYDRHGITIVFIPGSLSIIAAMILLGFLPAPIFLFVAAALYGFGFGCVQPALQAWAVNRVENNRRGMANATFFSAFDLGVGLGAISYGFVAEAFGYSTIYFSSAVSVTVALILFLFIMRRYRKDTMDTAKIS, from the coding sequence ATGTCGGATACAAAACAGAAAATATGGACTAAGGACTTTATACTCATCGTCATCGTCAATTTCTTCATATTCACTGCCTTCCAGATGACCCTGCCCACCTTGCCGCTGTTCGTACAGGAAATCGGGGCAAGTGACCGCTGGATAGGAATCGTCGTAGGGATATTCACCTTTTCCGCACTGCTCATACGTCCAAGCGCCGGCAAACTGCTGGATACGAAGGGACGGGCTCCGGTGTTTCTGACTGGACTTGCACTCTTCGTCATTTCAATGTTCTCGCTTGCAGCAAGTTTCACGATTCTCATGCTGCTGATGGTCAGGATCATCCAGGGGGTCGGATGGGGGCTCTCCAGTACTTCCGCAGGGACGATCGCCACAGACCTCGTGCCAAAAAAGCGCCGCGGGGAAGGGCTCGGTTACTATGGTTTGAGCGGCAACATCGCCCTTGCCTTCGGTCCCGCCCTAGGCCTCTTCCTCGTCAACCATATCTCCTTTACGATGCTGTTTGCGATATGCGGCCTGCTCGGCCTCACGGCCATCATACTCGCCGCCAACATCAAATATGACAAGCCGGAAAAAGTCGCCGACACACGCAAGCAGAAGGAGTCCTATCCACACTTTGACATTGTGGAGCGGCGGGCGCTCGCTCCCGCGTCACTCCTCTTCTTCATCACCGTGACTTTCGGAGGCATCGCCACATTCCTCCCGGTCTATACGTATGAAAAGGGCTTCGACTCCACGTATATCCAGTTCTACTTTGTGATATATGCAGCTTTCCTGATGCTCTCACGCATACTCGCCGGCAGACTGTATGACAGGCACGGCATCACCATCGTATTCATACCGGGCTCCCTGTCCATCATTGCAGCAATGATCCTGCTCGGCTTCCTGCCGGCTCCGATCTTCCTGTTCGTGGCCGCGGCACTCTACGGCTTCGGTTTCGGCTGTGTACAGCCGGCACTGCAGGCCTGGGCCGTCAACCGCGTCGAGAACAACCGCCGAGGCATGGCCAATGCGACATTCTTCTCCGCCTTCGACCTCGGTGTCGGACTCGGTGCCATCAGCTATGGTTTCGTCGCCGAAGCATTCGGCTACAGCACCATCTATTTCTCCAGCGCCGTCAGCGTCACAGTGGCACTCATCCTCTTCCTGTTCATCATGAGGAGGTACAGGAAAGACACGATGGACACAGCAAAAATTTCATAA
- the nrdE gene encoding class 1b ribonucleoside-diphosphate reductase subunit alpha — protein MKVLDEKKYNHIELNNEVTKRDETGFYQLHKDQEALAVFMEEVKDKTIHFDSELERLHYLVDNDFYYDLFAEYSDEDVMDIVTYADSIPFQFKSYMAASKFFKDYTLKTNDKKQYLEDYKQHVVIVSLYLAKGNKEQAKRFILSMIEQRYQPATPTFLNAGRARRGEMVSCFLLEVDDSLNSINYIDSTAKQLSKIGGGVAINLSKLRARGEAIKGIEGVAKGVLPVAKALEGGFGYADQLGQRPGAGAVYLNIFHYDLPEFLDTKKVNADEDIRLATISTGLVVPSKFFDLAKNNDPFYLFAPHTVEREYGQSLDDMNLDEMYDELVANDKVKKREMDAREMLNTIAQTQLQSGYPYIMFKDNANKVHPLKDIGQIKISNLCTEIFQLQETSTINDYGTDDEIRRDISCNLGSLNIANVMESGKVRDSVHDGIEALTVVSDDTAIANAPGVKKANDELHSVGLGAMNLHGYLAKNKISYESEEARDFANVFFMLLNFYSLEKSMLIAKERGETFKDFDKSEYATGKYFERYISEAVEPKSEKVAGLFSNIHIPSQQDWEALRDEVMENGLFHAYRLAIAPTQSISYVQNATSSVMPIVDTIERRTYGNSETFYPMPFLSPETMWYYKSAFNTDQMKLLDMIATIQQHIDQGISTILYVNSDISTRELARLYIYAHHKGLKSLYYTRNKLLSVEECTSCSI, from the coding sequence ATGAAAGTCTTGGACGAAAAGAAATACAACCATATTGAACTGAATAACGAAGTGACGAAGCGCGATGAAACAGGTTTTTATCAGCTGCATAAGGATCAGGAGGCACTGGCCGTCTTCATGGAGGAGGTCAAGGACAAGACCATCCATTTCGACAGCGAGCTCGAACGTCTGCACTACCTAGTGGACAACGATTTCTACTATGACCTGTTTGCGGAGTATTCCGATGAGGATGTGATGGACATCGTCACATACGCGGACAGCATCCCATTCCAGTTCAAGAGCTATATGGCAGCAAGCAAGTTCTTCAAGGACTATACATTGAAGACGAACGACAAGAAGCAGTACCTCGAGGACTACAAGCAGCACGTGGTCATCGTGAGCCTCTACCTGGCCAAGGGCAACAAGGAACAGGCCAAACGCTTCATCCTGTCGATGATCGAACAGCGCTACCAGCCTGCGACACCGACATTCCTGAATGCAGGACGCGCACGCCGCGGCGAAATGGTCTCCTGCTTCCTGCTTGAAGTCGATGACAGCCTGAATTCAATCAACTACATCGATTCCACAGCCAAACAGCTTTCCAAGATCGGTGGCGGGGTTGCAATCAACCTGTCGAAACTGCGTGCCCGTGGCGAAGCGATAAAAGGCATTGAAGGCGTAGCGAAAGGTGTACTGCCGGTCGCCAAGGCGCTTGAAGGCGGATTCGGCTATGCCGATCAGCTGGGCCAAAGACCCGGTGCCGGTGCTGTCTACTTGAACATCTTCCACTATGACCTTCCGGAATTCCTGGATACGAAGAAAGTGAATGCGGATGAAGATATCCGCCTTGCGACGATTTCCACTGGACTCGTCGTGCCATCCAAGTTCTTCGACCTGGCCAAAAACAACGATCCGTTCTATCTGTTCGCACCGCATACGGTCGAACGCGAATACGGCCAGTCTCTGGATGATATGAATCTCGACGAGATGTACGATGAACTCGTCGCAAACGATAAGGTGAAGAAACGTGAGATGGATGCACGCGAGATGCTCAATACGATTGCACAGACACAGCTGCAGTCCGGCTATCCGTACATCATGTTCAAGGACAATGCCAATAAGGTCCACCCGCTGAAGGATATCGGACAGATCAAAATCAGCAACCTCTGTACCGAGATCTTCCAGCTTCAGGAGACATCCACAATCAATGACTACGGTACGGATGATGAAATCCGCCGTGACATCTCCTGCAACCTGGGCTCACTGAACATCGCCAATGTAATGGAGTCCGGCAAGGTGCGCGATTCCGTCCATGACGGCATAGAAGCATTGACCGTCGTCAGTGATGATACTGCAATCGCAAATGCGCCGGGCGTCAAGAAGGCGAATGATGAACTGCATTCCGTGGGCCTTGGGGCGATGAACCTCCACGGTTATCTCGCGAAGAACAAGATCAGCTATGAATCCGAAGAGGCGAGGGACTTTGCCAATGTCTTCTTCATGCTGCTCAACTTCTACTCCCTTGAGAAATCAATGCTGATCGCCAAGGAACGCGGAGAAACATTCAAGGATTTCGACAAGTCCGAATATGCGACAGGCAAATATTTCGAGCGTTACATTTCAGAAGCGGTGGAGCCGAAATCCGAAAAGGTTGCCGGCCTGTTCTCGAACATCCATATCCCAAGTCAGCAGGACTGGGAGGCACTGCGTGATGAAGTGATGGAAAATGGTCTGTTCCACGCATACCGCCTGGCAATTGCGCCGACACAGAGCATTTCCTATGTACAGAATGCGACAAGTTCCGTGATGCCGATCGTGGATACGATCGAACGCCGGACATACGGCAATTCCGAAACATTCTATCCGATGCCGTTCCTTTCTCCGGAGACGATGTGGTACTACAAGAGTGCATTCAATACGGATCAGATGAAACTCCTCGATATGATTGCGACAATCCAGCAGCATATCGACCAGGGCATCAGCACAATCCTGTATGTGAACTCCGATATTTCCACAAGAGAATTGGCAAGACTGTATATATATGCGCACCATAAAGGGTTGAAATCCCTCTATTATACAAGGAACAAACTGCTCAGCGTAGAAGAATGCACAAGCTGTTCCATATAA
- the recQ gene encoding DNA helicase RecQ, with product MEKILKQYFGFENFRPKQKEIIESVVSGHNTLGVLPTGSGKSLCFQVPGLEMDGLTLVISPLISLMRDQVETLNAQSIPAAYLNSTLKKKEIEAVMAGLESGRYQFLYVAPERFNNEEFRQLVSRLDVSLIAFDEAHCISKWGHDFRPSYQNIIPVLKELVPEATTVGLTATATEEVQENIQELLDIEGARVYSTSVARDNLHLSVNPTYQREQFIESYIKDRPGAPGIVYAATRAEVEKISLHLEEHGIENVIYHGGLGKEERNRNQRLFITGEVDIAVATNAFGMGIDKADIRFIIHHNLPGDLESYYQEIGRAGRDGKTSECILLSSPRDVNLHQFFIDRSSSTEQYKDHMRAKLDRMIQYNRTNKCLSSFIIKYFDADEYVVECGQCSNCLNPERTYDMTLEAKLVLNLLAQSEIPVTKEQAIQILRGESAENILAFNLDTLSAFGTMESYLTSELNHILEELIYRGYVHLRDEQLYIVDRSRRVMNGSATLYTVPFRRYFNEKVDISTASSPNEILYEKLVETRRRLAEKHDVEETSIFTDNVLRDFAKKVPETKQDMVHIQGVGNYKLKHYCPEFLETINAYKKQTTEME from the coding sequence ATGGAAAAAATCTTGAAGCAGTATTTTGGATTTGAAAATTTCAGACCTAAGCAAAAGGAAATCATAGAATCGGTCGTAAGCGGCCACAATACTCTGGGAGTATTGCCTACAGGGTCCGGAAAGTCGCTCTGTTTCCAAGTGCCGGGGCTGGAAATGGACGGCCTGACGCTTGTCATTTCCCCGTTGATCTCATTGATGCGGGATCAGGTGGAAACATTGAATGCGCAGAGCATTCCTGCCGCCTACTTGAATTCAACCTTGAAGAAGAAGGAAATAGAAGCTGTGATGGCAGGCCTTGAGTCGGGCCGTTACCAGTTCCTCTACGTGGCGCCGGAGCGGTTCAATAACGAGGAGTTCAGACAGCTGGTCAGCAGGCTCGATGTTTCACTGATTGCATTCGACGAGGCACACTGCATTTCGAAGTGGGGCCATGACTTCCGGCCGAGCTACCAGAACATCATACCTGTATTGAAGGAACTCGTGCCGGAAGCGACCACGGTCGGGCTGACCGCCACAGCAACAGAGGAGGTCCAGGAGAACATCCAGGAGCTCCTCGACATCGAAGGGGCACGTGTCTACAGCACAAGTGTAGCGCGGGATAATCTGCATCTCAGCGTCAACCCGACATACCAGCGTGAACAGTTCATAGAATCCTACATCAAAGATCGTCCCGGCGCTCCCGGCATCGTCTATGCGGCTACACGCGCAGAGGTGGAAAAGATATCCCTCCATCTCGAGGAACATGGGATTGAAAATGTCATCTATCACGGCGGCCTCGGCAAAGAGGAGAGGAACCGCAATCAGCGTTTGTTCATTACAGGGGAAGTGGACATCGCTGTGGCGACGAATGCCTTCGGCATGGGGATAGACAAGGCGGACATCCGGTTCATCATCCACCACAACCTGCCGGGCGACCTCGAAAGCTACTATCAGGAAATCGGACGTGCCGGACGGGACGGGAAGACCAGTGAATGCATCCTGCTGTCGAGCCCGCGGGACGTCAACCTCCACCAGTTCTTCATAGACCGTTCAAGCTCGACCGAGCAGTATAAGGACCACATGCGGGCGAAGCTCGACAGGATGATCCAGTACAACCGGACGAACAAATGTCTGAGCAGCTTCATCATCAAGTACTTTGATGCCGATGAATATGTGGTCGAGTGCGGACAGTGTTCGAACTGTCTGAATCCGGAGCGCACCTATGACATGACACTGGAGGCGAAGCTTGTCTTGAACCTTCTGGCACAGAGCGAGATTCCTGTGACGAAGGAGCAGGCCATCCAGATACTGCGGGGTGAATCGGCCGAAAACATCCTTGCCTTCAACCTCGACACTCTGAGCGCCTTCGGCACGATGGAGAGCTATCTGACGAGCGAACTCAACCATATACTGGAGGAGCTCATCTACAGGGGCTATGTCCATCTGAGGGATGAGCAGCTCTATATCGTCGACCGGAGCAGGAGGGTGATGAATGGGTCGGCCACACTCTACACCGTTCCTTTCAGGAGATACTTCAATGAAAAGGTGGACATCAGCACAGCATCCTCCCCGAATGAGATACTGTATGAAAAACTCGTGGAGACAAGACGCCGCCTTGCCGAAAAGCATGATGTGGAGGAAACATCCATATTCACGGACAACGTCCTCAGGGATTTTGCCAAAAAAGTTCCCGAAACCAAGCAGGATATGGTGCATATCCAGGGAGTCGGGAACTATAAGCTGAAGCACTACTGTCCAGAGTTTCTGGAAACGATCAACGCCTACAAGAAGCAGACGACTGAAATGGAATGA
- a CDS encoding chorismate-binding protein, whose protein sequence is MEELYFAEPLEVLTGQYMSLEEALASAQKHADTGRYVIPALSYEAKEGGPFVIGVFGAPVDRTAFLEAYDGAGVYMMGEPAFTEAPGKIMSDIEEIRNSIRDGHTYQVNYTTRLKGTFSGDVHALFEQLIARNNGDYTMFIHWKGTSIVSCSPELFFEVDASGRISTRPMKGTARRYDDPVKDQESFDFLRHSGKDRAENVMIVDLLRNDLSKVARKGSVHVPERFTIERYDTVYQMTSTVEAEIEEGVGLPELIKALFPCGSITGAPKQSTMDIIRKLESTPRGYYCGTLGIMYPDGSQVFNVPIRTLYIEGGRYEYGTGGGITYDSIPESEYDEMVAKTAFLEDGRYKLIETMRIESGTVRRFALHEKRILKSADALAFSTPDFKEEVEAYVKRHGLDQADDIYRLRAVADASGQMTFSHGEVEAVEYADARLADAAIKAPPMFLTNKTTVRHHYHGVGDDFPIVLYYNEYQQLTEFNIGNLVVEEDGRFYTPPVTSGLLDGVMRQSLMADGRLEERGYPMETFLEKLEDGSIKIYMINSLKEWVRINLNIPG, encoded by the coding sequence ATGGAAGAACTGTATTTTGCGGAGCCGCTTGAAGTGCTGACCGGACAGTACATGAGTCTGGAAGAAGCACTGGCAAGCGCCCAGAAGCATGCTGATACGGGACGGTATGTGATTCCGGCCTTGAGCTATGAGGCGAAGGAAGGCGGCCCCTTCGTCATCGGCGTCTTTGGGGCGCCAGTGGACAGGACAGCTTTTCTCGAGGCTTATGATGGTGCAGGTGTCTACATGATGGGGGAGCCGGCATTTACGGAGGCGCCTGGGAAGATCATGTCCGATATTGAAGAGATCCGGAACAGCATAAGGGATGGCCATACATACCAGGTCAACTATACGACCCGGCTCAAAGGCACTTTTTCCGGGGATGTACATGCACTGTTCGAACAGCTCATCGCAAGGAACAATGGTGATTATACGATGTTCATCCATTGGAAGGGCACGTCCATAGTGAGCTGTTCGCCGGAGCTCTTCTTTGAAGTCGATGCTTCCGGAAGGATTTCCACACGTCCGATGAAGGGGACGGCGAGAAGGTATGACGATCCAGTGAAGGACCAGGAGAGCTTCGATTTCCTGAGGCATTCGGGTAAAGACCGGGCGGAGAATGTCATGATCGTCGACCTGCTGCGCAATGACCTTTCCAAAGTGGCCAGGAAGGGCAGCGTGCATGTGCCGGAACGGTTTACCATCGAACGCTACGATACGGTCTACCAGATGACTTCGACGGTCGAGGCGGAAATTGAGGAAGGGGTGGGCCTGCCCGAGCTGATCAAAGCCCTCTTCCCCTGCGGTTCGATCACCGGTGCACCGAAGCAGTCCACCATGGATATCATACGGAAGCTCGAGAGCACGCCGAGGGGCTATTATTGCGGGACACTCGGCATCATGTACCCGGACGGTTCCCAAGTCTTCAATGTCCCCATCCGCACACTGTATATCGAAGGCGGCCGCTATGAATACGGGACAGGCGGCGGCATCACCTACGACTCGATTCCAGAGAGCGAATATGATGAAATGGTCGCAAAGACTGCGTTCCTTGAGGACGGAAGATACAAGCTGATCGAGACCATGCGCATCGAATCCGGGACCGTCAGACGGTTCGCGCTCCACGAGAAGCGTATCCTGAAATCGGCGGATGCCCTGGCCTTCTCTACACCGGATTTCAAGGAGGAGGTCGAGGCATACGTTAAAAGGCATGGTCTGGACCAAGCAGACGACATCTACAGGCTGCGTGCAGTTGCGGATGCCTCGGGACAGATGACGTTCTCACATGGAGAAGTTGAAGCTGTGGAGTACGCAGATGCAAGGCTTGCGGATGCGGCGATCAAGGCCCCTCCGATGTTCCTGACGAACAAAACGACGGTCAGGCACCATTATCATGGTGTGGGCGATGATTTCCCCATCGTTTTATATTATAATGAGTATCAGCAACTGACCGAATTCAACATCGGCAACCTGGTCGTCGAGGAAGACGGGAGATTCTATACACCACCTGTCACCAGCGGACTGCTTGATGGCGTGATGCGCCAGAGTCTGATGGCGGATGGAAGATTGGAGGAGCGGGGCTATCCCATGGAAACGTTCCTTGAGAAGCTCGAAGACGGCAGCATAAAAATATACATGATCAACAGCCTGAAAGAATGGGTGCGGATCAATCTGAATATTCCGGGGTGA
- the nrdI gene encoding class Ib ribonucleoside-diphosphate reductase assembly flavoprotein NrdI — MMIAFYSMTGNTRRFIRNAQVAEQYDTYEINASNSSEQIREPFILVTGTYGFGGVPDEVKTFLEVNHELMVGVASSGNRNWGNNFARAGEHISDEYGVPLLMKFELHGNQKDREEFIEKAGAMHESLGRKEIQPY, encoded by the coding sequence ATGATGATTGCATTCTATTCCATGACGGGGAATACCAGGCGCTTCATCAGAAACGCGCAGGTGGCGGAGCAGTATGATACTTACGAAATCAATGCTTCAAACAGCAGCGAGCAGATCCGGGAACCCTTCATACTCGTTACCGGAACCTACGGGTTCGGCGGAGTACCCGATGAAGTGAAGACGTTTCTTGAAGTGAACCACGAATTGATGGTGGGTGTCGCCTCAAGCGGCAACCGGAATTGGGGGAACAACTTTGCACGTGCCGGAGAGCATATCAGTGACGAATACGGAGTACCATTGCTGATGAAGTTTGAGCTTCATGGAAACCAGAAAGACAGAGAAGAATTCATTGAAAAGGCAGGGGCTATGCATGAAAGTCTTGGACGAAAAGAAATACAACCATATTGA
- a CDS encoding anthranilate synthase component II — MKILMIDNYDSFTYNLVHYLEDVPQVAEVLVRTPDELSQVRLEDISGVIISPGPSHPADRREVMDFIESCWSSHPILGICLGHQMLWHMAGGMVGRGVRPVHGHVSEITHDGQGLFAGLPEVFAVTRYHSLVCSGEAPHGFTVSARTADGVVMAIRHLDYPIYGLQYHPEAILSEYGREQLGRFISFLKEGEMDAGPCKV, encoded by the coding sequence ATGAAGATACTCATGATAGACAATTACGATTCTTTTACATATAATCTTGTCCATTACCTGGAAGATGTCCCGCAAGTGGCTGAAGTTCTGGTCCGGACACCAGATGAACTCTCGCAGGTCCGCCTGGAAGACATTTCGGGCGTCATCATATCGCCAGGCCCTTCACATCCTGCAGACCGTCGGGAAGTGATGGATTTCATCGAAAGCTGCTGGTCTTCACATCCTATCCTCGGCATCTGCCTCGGACATCAGATGCTCTGGCATATGGCTGGGGGGATGGTGGGACGTGGAGTGCGCCCGGTCCATGGCCACGTGTCTGAAATCACCCACGATGGCCAGGGGTTGTTCGCGGGACTCCCGGAGGTGTTCGCAGTAACCCGGTACCACTCGCTTGTATGTTCAGGGGAAGCGCCTCATGGATTCACCGTTTCGGCCCGGACCGCAGATGGGGTTGTGATGGCGATAAGACATCTGGACTATCCAATCTACGGGCTGCAGTACCACCCTGAAGCGATCCTGTCCGAGTATGGCAGGGAGCAGCTGGGCAGGTTCATCAGTTTTCTTAAGGAAGGTGAAATGGATGCAGGTCCATGTAAAGTTTAA
- a CDS encoding DMT family transporter translates to MNNTTKGIIALLISSLGFSLMALLVKYSGDLPTVQKAFFRNFVAMLVALTLALYYREKLFGRRENQGLLMLRSTFGVLGVLLNFFAIDRMVLSDADILNKLSPFFTIILCAIFLKEYIRKYQMAAIIIAFIGAIFIIKPSMSSETLYAVVGVLGALLAAGAYTVLRVLGSREKFYTVVFYFSFFSSVVLLPFFIWQFEPMTASQFWMLVFSGLCAAFGQFGLTIAYSFAPAREISIFFYSTILYTAIFSIVFFNEVPDMLSVLGYIIIFAASFYMFMKNRPPKHSTM, encoded by the coding sequence ATGAACAATACGACGAAAGGCATCATCGCCCTTCTCATTTCATCCCTCGGGTTCAGCCTGATGGCCCTGCTTGTAAAATACAGCGGAGATCTGCCGACGGTCCAAAAGGCATTCTTCAGGAACTTTGTGGCGATGCTCGTCGCCCTCACCCTCGCATTATACTACAGGGAGAAACTTTTTGGCCGGAGGGAGAACCAGGGGCTGCTCATGCTGCGTTCGACCTTCGGTGTACTCGGAGTCTTACTCAACTTTTTCGCAATCGACAGGATGGTTCTGAGCGATGCGGACATCCTCAACAAATTGAGCCCCTTCTTCACCATAATACTATGCGCCATATTCCTTAAGGAATACATACGGAAATATCAGATGGCCGCAATCATCATCGCCTTCATCGGCGCGATCTTCATCATCAAGCCCTCCATGTCGAGTGAGACGCTGTATGCCGTGGTCGGCGTACTCGGCGCCCTGCTGGCAGCTGGCGCCTATACTGTGCTCCGGGTGCTCGGGAGCCGGGAGAAGTTCTACACGGTCGTCTTCTATTTCTCCTTCTTCTCCTCGGTTGTTCTGCTGCCCTTCTTCATCTGGCAGTTTGAACCGATGACCGCCTCGCAATTCTGGATGCTCGTCTTCTCCGGCCTGTGCGCAGCTTTCGGCCAGTTTGGCCTCACCATCGCATACAGTTTTGCACCGGCCAGGGAGATATCCATATTCTTCTATTCCACAATACTCTACACGGCTATCTTCAGCATCGTCTTCTTCAATGAAGTGCCGGACATGCTGTCCGTCTTAGGTTATATCATCATCTTTGCAGCCAGCTTCTACATGTTCATGAAGAACAGGCCGCCGAAGCATTCCACAATGTAA